Sequence from the Methanofastidiosum sp. genome:
GGACAATCTTTTTAAACACCAATGTATAATATTGGACATCGAGGACTTTAGATGTCCGAAATACAGGTTTTTGAGGTCCTTGCGAAGATCCTCCCATACCTCGTATCTCTTGGTATAGGGGCCTTTGCAGGGTGGGAGCTTGTGAAGACTAAGATCCACGAGCTCGCCGAGTTTTTTAAAACGGTCGATGAGGCGCTCTATGACGACGCCGTGACCGAGAAGGAGTTCCGGGCCATCTGGGAAAAGGGCAGGGCCCTATTTCAATGGAGCTTCGCCGCAAAGAAGGGGGAAGCTTGAGGACTTTCTTTAGCACGACTTCAATCCACAACGGCGAAGAGGTAGAAAGCTGCACCATCACAGATTCTGAAGGGAGTTCAGTCTTCATAACAGAAGGTGACTGGATTGAGATCGGGAGGATGAAAAAGTGGGCTGACCCTGACACTGGCACGCCAAACGTTTTGGAGGAAATCCCATGCCCGTAGATATCGAATGGGCGAAAGCCAACGATACGGTAGGCCAGGAGTTCGAGTCAAACTACATCCCCGGTACAACTGACAAAGATCTAGAAGATGCGAGGGCGTTGATGGAGAAGCTCCTGAAGAAATATGGCAGCAGGGATGCGCTTGAGGCAGACGAGCGTGATTGGGCGAAATACAGGCAGGCGATGTATGTCGTTGCATCACGATCCAAAGACACGATGGACAGAGCAAACAAGGCAAGAGAAGAGCTGATCAAGAGAAAGAACTTGTTATCCCAGTTCTTTGACGACAACAGGGAAATCCTTTTCAAGCTGCCGGAATGGGCGAGGATCAATCTCCGCAAATACACCGACTACAGCCTTTTAGTGGACCAGGAGTACCTCTGGCAGGCATTGGGGGAGCTAGGCGAGGACGGGCTTACAAAGCATTTGCTGAACGTTGCAAACTACATCTACTTGGACACTGGCTTCCTGGGCGGGAGAAGGGAGGACTATGACGCCCTGCAAAAAGGCCCCGTCAGGAGCATATACCATAGGCCCACATGCAAGGCCCAAAAGACGGTACATCCAAGCTGCGGGAGCGGGTGTAACAAGGTCTGATGCCTGATGAAATGCCCCAGCTGCAGGTCGACCGGCTATCCAAAGGATAAGAAGAGATGCCCCCACTGCGGAGCTTTCCTGATACATGAGCATTTGTGCCCCATATGCAGGTCAAGAGGCGAGATCCTCCCGACTATCAAGTGCACGCTGACAAACGGCGAGCCTTCAACAAGCGTTTATTTTGAGGGGAGAAAGGTCCACTTCCATTACGTTAGGCTTTGCAGCAAAGGATGCGGTAGCTATCGAGCGGAAAGAAAAGATTCATAGGTGCGCTAAATGCGGATTGGAGCTCAAATGCCCGGACTGTGACATGGGGCCGCTTTACTGCAGGATATGCGGCAACACGATAAAGCACCCGGCGGAGCACAACTTCACCTGCCCCGTCTGCTTTTCAAATCTTGGGAGGAAGGGATACGGGCTTAAGAAATAGGGCCAAGAACGGGCTCGTGCTTGATGTTTTGCACAGCCAGAATGAAGAAGGATTTGTCTACTCTGTCAGGCAGCACCTCCCGCTTGGCCCAAAAAAGTGCACCGGCGGATTCAATCTTGTTGTAGTTCCGTTGTCTGACGGCATACTCACCTCAATAGACCGGGACAACTTCAATGTCGCTGTTGACACCGAGGGCAGATTGATTCTAACAAGGCTAGACAGGAAGATCCAGCTTGTCTTTGACTATGACAAGGGTTTCATGACGGGGATCCTTGGGGGCGTTTTATACGATACCTTTGAGATACCTAAGCATGAAGGGACCGACTACCACGGCTAGAAGATGACGGGATTATTGAAGATATCCAAGGAGTCCTTAGGGGAGAAGGAAAGAAAGCTGTATTCAAAGCTTTACAGGCACATCATAGAGAGCTTTGAGATTGACGAGATTGCGGCTGACCAGATATCGCTTGCCCTGGTGTGCCAGAAGTGCATACTGCTCCCAAGGCTATTATCCGGCGAAGACGTTGACATAAATCAGGTGAGTGAATCGATAAGGAAGTGGCTTTCCGAGTACAGGCTGACGCCCAAGTCAAGAGAGAAGGAAAAAGAAGTAACGATCAATCTCTCAGCAATTATTGAGGAGATCCACAGGGAGAGGGAAAATCCAAATTGAAGCCCTTTTTTGAAAATGATCTTGGGAGGATCTATCATGGCGACTGCCTTGACGTAATGAAAGAGCTCCCTTCTGAATCGATTGATCTTCTCCTGACTGACCCCCCTTACGGCTATTCCTTTCTGGGAAAGGACTGGGACAGGGCAGTCCCGAAAGTTGACATCTGGAAGGAGTGCAATAGGATTCTGAAACCTGGATCATTTGCATTTATCATGAGCGCCCCAAGGCTCGACTGCCTTCTAAGAATGGCCCTAAATTTAGGGGAGGCGGGATTTGAGATCGGATTCACTCCTATTTTTTGGGCATACCACTCTGGATTCCCCAAAGCGCTTGACATCTCCAAAGTGATCGACAGGAGGCTTGGCCTTAAAAGAGAGCCAGTTGAAATGCCGGGAAGGCAGAGATCTGCACTTTGCTGGGGGAAGCACTATGCCTCTGGCAGGCGGGAGATTGATTTCACGCTTCCTGCGTCAGATGATGCAAAAAGATTATCAGGGGGTTATGCAGGATTTCAGCCAAAGCCCGCCGTTGAAGTGGTAATAGTTGCCATGAAGCCGCTATCGGAAAAGAGCCATACCGACCAGGCCTTAAAAAATGGAAAAGGGGTAACATGGCTAAAAGACTGCTCAATCCCAACTGAAGACGGATTTTCAAGGTTCCCATCAAATCTGCTCACTTGCGATAAAGTATTCGGCGGGGATTCCTACCTGTTCGACCTTGACATGTGGTTTGAGAAGAGGGTGGGGTCACTTCCCAAAGACATGGCGGACAGATTCCCATTCCTCTTTGTGAAGAAGCCATCAAAAAATGAAAAAGAATCGGGGTGTGAATCCATAGGGTCAAAGAGGTGGTGTGATGATGAAGACTCAGTTGATATTCCCCAAAAGAGGAACAGAAAAGAGCGCCACAACTACCACCCAACTGTGAAGCCTGTAAAGCTCATGACCTATCTGACTGTTCTGGGGTCTAGGCCAAAAGATATAGTTTTGGACCCGTTCCTTGGAAGCGGCACCACAGCCATGGCATGCGAGCTCTTGGAGAGAAGATGGATCGGCATAGAGCTTGAGAAGGAATATGCGGAGATAGCAGCTGCTAGAATATCAAACTCTGGCCTTAAAATTAGGGCCAGCTTAGAGAAAGAGAGGTCTGATTCTTAAAATGGATATGAAATCACTTCTCACATCCTGGATAGATGATCCTGTGAGATTTTCAGTTGACTGCTTTGGCGAGGAGCCGGATGATCTTCAGAGGCCTATTTTTGAGGCTGTGACAGAGCATGACAGGATAGCCGTTAGAAGCGGGAACGGCCCCGGGAAGACATGGACAGCTGCAAAGCTTGGGCTATGGTTTTTTGTGACAAGGCCTAAATCAATAGTTGTCACGACTGCTCCTACTTGGCAGCAGGTGCAGCGGATACTCTGGAAGGAGATCAGGGCCAATATTTCCAAAGCCCCGATTTTAAGGCCATTTCTATACCTCCCGCCAAGGGATGCTGAGGTCTTAATGATAAGGTCAGATGGAAGCTATGGAGATGACTGGGCCATGATAGGAAGGGCCAGCGACAAGAAGGAGAACATGCTAGGATTTCATGCGCCATATCTAATGTTCATAGTGGACGAGGCATCAGGGGTGCCAGATGAGATATTTGAGGCCATTGAGGGAACGCAGACCCAGGAGGGCGTGAACTCCTCCAAGATCCTCTTGATAGGAAATCCCACAAGACCAGAGGGATTCTTCTATGACATCTTCCATTCTAAAAGCTCAAACTGGAGGACGTTCCATCTTGACGGTAGGCTTAGCCCAAGGGTGTCAAAACAGTGGATATCCCAGATGGCTGAAGATTATGGCAGCGACAGCCCGTTCTTCCAGATACATGTGCTGGGAAACTTCCCGCCTGCTGACAAGAACACTTTGATACCACTCTCCTGGATAGAGAGGGCGCTAGTCGATCCAGAAGGAAAAGACAAAGGTGCAGCATATGCTGGATTTGATGTTGCCGAGATGGGGGATGACTACAGCGTCTACATTAAGGCCTCACTTGAAAGCGACTTATTCAATATTTACGATATAGAGTTCATGGCAAAGCTTGAGATATCGCCCTTAGCAAACTGGGCAAAAAACAAGCTGGACAATGATCCGCCTGAGAAGCTTGTAATAGACTCTAATGGTGTTGGGGCAGGCGTCTATTCAAATCTAAAAGAGGAGGGCTATCCCGTGATAGGATTTAGGGGAGGGGAGTCCCCGTTAATGCTTTCAGAAGAAGCAAAGTTTGCCAATTTAAAATCTCAAGCCTACTGGAATCTTAGATCATTGTTTGAGAAGAGCGAGATTAAAATTCAGAAAGGCCAGAACTTTAAGAAACTTGTTTCAGAGCTCTCCACAATTAAATACGATTTTGATTCCAAGGGAAAGATCATCGTGAAGAGGGAAAAGGACAAGAAGTCGCCTGACTTTGCAGATGCGCTTAGCCTATGCTGCTTTGGGCCCTATCTTTCGGCACAAAAATTAGGGGTTGCGCTTGTCGACATCTGGTGAGATTAAGGCCGGAAAGAACTCAAAGTATACCGCCCAGCAGATTAGGAAATGTATTGAATATCTAGAAAAAGGGCATAGCGAGAGATATGTGGCCTTAAAATTAGGGCCAGACTGGACTAGGGAGAATGTCAGGTATTATAAGAGGAAATAC
This genomic interval carries:
- a CDS encoding site-specific DNA-methyltransferase is translated as MKPFFENDLGRIYHGDCLDVMKELPSESIDLLLTDPPYGYSFLGKDWDRAVPKVDIWKECNRILKPGSFAFIMSAPRLDCLLRMALNLGEAGFEIGFTPIFWAYHSGFPKALDISKVIDRRLGLKREPVEMPGRQRSALCWGKHYASGRREIDFTLPASDDAKRLSGGYAGFQPKPAVEVVIVAMKPLSEKSHTDQALKNGKGVTWLKDCSIPTEDGFSRFPSNLLTCDKVFGGDSYLFDLDMWFEKRVGSLPKDMADRFPFLFVKKPSKNEKESGCESIGSKRWCDDEDSVDIPQKRNRKERHNYHPTVKPVKLMTYLTVLGSRPKDIVLDPFLGSGTTAMACELLERRWIGIELEKEYAEIAAARISNSGLKIRASLEKERSDS